Part of the Pseudomonas sp. M30-35 genome is shown below.
CCCACCGGCAAGCTCGATACCAAGCGTAGAGGCGAGCTCCGGCGCCAATTGCAAGCGTTGATCAAGGCTGTTGAACTCCCACCAACCGGCACCTAACAATCCCTGCAACGCGCTTTGCCGGTCTTGCTGATGCGCCTGCTGCAGCGCTTGCAAACGCCCGGTCAAGGCGGCTCCAAGCGGGTCAAATAATCGCGTCCAGTCGGCGATCTGCAACGCCGGGGCATGCAATTGAGCGTCAAAGCCTGCACAGAGTAGCCAGGCAGATGTAACCCCTTGATGCTGATACGGCGTAATAAAGCCAAGACCTTGAGGAAATAACACCTGAAGCCCGGGATGCTTGGTTAACGTCAGCGCGCTGAGCTGCTGTGGAGTGGCCTGATCCAAGTCGTCAAAGATCTTACCCAGTGCCTGGTCATCGCGCCAAACTTGGCTGTTATGCACATTTTGCTGAGCATAAACCCGCCAGTCGCCGGCCTTATCACGCAGGGCAATCGCTACGCTGGGGATACGTAACCTTTGGCGCAACTCGGATAAAACCTCGACCGTTGCGGACTGCAAACGCTCACCGGACTGATAACCCAGACGCTGAGCAAAGTCGGCGGCCTCGGTCAGTACATGGCGGCGCAGGTCACTGCTGCGAGCCTGCTCGACTAAATCAGACACATCCAATAGTTGCAGCAGCCAGCCTTCAGCGTGGGCTTGCAACCAGCCTCTGAGGGTTAAAACCGAGCCACCGCGCCCGTTGAAATCAAGTTCAAGCATCTGCTGTTGATAGCTTGGAATGTCGGCTGCCAAGGCCGAGCTTTTGCACAAATAATCATTTAGCGGATGTTGGGTTACAGGTATTGCCAAACGCGCGGCTAACGGCCCGGCGATACGCGTCACCAAGCCTTGAGTATCCAGGTAAATACTCAACCCAGCCGAACTTGGCGAGGTATTTACCAACGGCTGCGACTCTGCTTCAGCAGGCAGTTGATTGCTGGCGGGCAGATCATTTTTAGGGGTGAAACCGAACCAGCTCGCCATAGCCTTTCCTTAGTTATTCAGCTTGATGCTAGCTGTTGCAACAAGGTCATCCGGTAAGCTCGGCACTCGCCCAATACCTGGAATGACCAAAAACGGTACCAGTGGATGTGCGTTGTACGGGTAGCTGATGCGCACACTCATCACTCCATCGGCACCCGGTGCGGTGATAACGACCGCGACCAGGTCACGGGTTGAGTTGGGCATCCAACTCAATTGTTGATCAATCACATCTGACGCTTCTTGCTGGTAATCCGCCTGCCCCGGTACCAGCCCAACGGCTTGGCGCACCGCCTCGGCCGCGGCGTTGTTAAAAGACTGCATCATTAACAATGGCAGGCTATAACTGACGGTGCCGTAGAAAATTGCAAAAAACAGTACGAATACCAATGCGAACTCGATCGCGGCGGCCCCTTTCTGGCGGCGACCAAAAGCCCTTGGGAACCTCTGAAAAACTACTGCGCTAGGGATTACTGGGGCAGCCCGTGCTGCGTTGAAAAGCTGCTCAGAATGCTCATTTAGGGCAACTAAAGTCGAGCGCGACCCCGGTCGCTTCTTCGCATCTTTTCGCCTTGTACTCCCGTCGCTCGCTACCTTTTTCAGAGGCTCCCTTGTAATCATCTGTTGCATTTTCGATGCCTCCAATGCACGCCCACAATCCAAGCCGGGTTGAAGATTCAGTCTGTTTTGTAGAGCATCCAGTTTAGAGTACGAACGTACCATTTAATGATCCTCAACTAACAGAGCACAACATCCATGAATATCGCTATTTTGCTCGTCTGGTTGGCTGCCTGCGCCGTACAAGATGTGCAGCAAAAGCGCATTTCTAACTGGCTGACATTCGGAGGCATTGCCTTCGCCCTCATCTATTTATTGCTCCGCGCTGAAAGCCTGCTGGGCTATACACCCGTGGAGGCCTTGATTGCCGTGGCCTTCGCCGTATTACTCAGCCTGCCCGGTTACATGCTTAACAAGCTGGGGGCGGCAGACGTCAAGCTGCTGGTATTCATTGGTCTTAGCAGCAACAGCCAAATGCTATTGATGACGATTGCCATCGCCGGTATCTGCTTCATCGCGTGGGCATCCTCAGCAAACAAGATTTGGCCAACACTCGGCAGCAGCACACAGAAACGACTCAAATACCTGAAACCACACTCAAAAACAGCTTATCCGTACGGGCTATTTCTTTTCGGTGGTTTTTTGACATCCTTTATTCTGACTAAAACTTTCTGAATACAAACAAAGTGCTATACCTTAAGTATGGGACGAACGTACTTACTGTCAGAAATCTTAGATTTCTAGGCATGAGTTGCTCGGAGTCTGGGCATGAGCTGCTAACACAACATCAAAGCTATTAAAAAAATTAAAGCAACCGGGTGAGCTGACATGGAAAGGCATCAACGCGTAGTAAAACTCCTCGTCGTGGACGACGAACCGGATATCGTTGAAGAACTTTGTGAGTTCCTTAACCACAGTGGCTACATATGCATTGGTTGCCACAGCGCGCACGAAGCGATCGAATTGTTCTGTGCAGATCCGCAAATCGGCATTGTGCTCAGCGATTTGCATCTTCCGGGCAAGGATGGCATCAGCCTGATCAATACTTTGGAGAAAACCTACGACGGTAATCGCCAGTTCGAAGCGATTATTTTCACGGGTCAAACCAAAACCCAGGATGTGGTTTCGGCAATGCGGGCGGGCGTTGCTGACTTCTATCAAAAACCGATCAATATGGATGAAGTTGGCCGAGCGGTCAGACGCCTTGAACGGCACTTGCAGGAGCGCCTCGACGATGGCGCTAAACTCGACCAGATGAACCAGAAGCTGCACTTTCTGGCTGAGTCTATCGGCGAGTTGCATCTGGATCTGCACCAGATGCGCAGTCACTTTGGCCAGCCTGAACTCACTCCTGCCGCAGCGTCTGCTGAAGCAATCCCCGCGCACTTCAACCAGCTGTCTCCGCGGCAACTGGAAGTCGCACGCCTGATTGGCAAGGGCTTGACCAACTATCAGATCGCCTGCGAATTGGGGATTACCGAAAACACGGTGAAACTCTACGTGTCGCAGGTACTGCGCCTCACCCATATGCATAACCGCACGCAATTGGCTTTGGCGCTGTCGCCGAGCCGAAAGAGTGAAGGCTCTGCGGCAACCGCTCATTGATGGAACGCTGCGTTTAATACTCAGCTGACCACGAGCATTTGCACCCGCAGAGCCAGTAACTGCAATAGGGCAGCGCGCTATCGAGTTCATAGCAACAACTCAGCGCGACTGCCGCAGGTCAGGTTGGCGCCCACGTCTGCTTCAGCTAGACCAATTCCTAAACCATCGAGTAACGTGTTAACCAGCGGATCAACCAGCGGCGAAAGTACGTTCTTGATTATCCCTTCCAAGCTGCCCAGCAGTGAATTGATAAGACCCACCGAGGAAGTTATCAAGCCGTCCAGTATGCGCGGGCTGCTGCTCGCATAGGGCTCTAAATCGATACCCGCCAAGGTATTGCGTAAGTTACCCACCACATTGTGATTGGCGGTTGCTGACTTTTCATAAGGCGCCTCTCCTACATTCGGCAGCTGATTTGCCGTCGATTCATAGACCAAAGGCACATCCACTCCACTGCTTATCACGCCTGAATTGAGGGTGAGGCCAAGTCCGGAACGAACATCGAATCTCGCCAGTTTAGGGTCTGAAACCCAGCCCCCACCAGCTTTCGCCCATTGCAGGCCTGCACACAACCCAAGTAAGCACGATGTCGGTCTGAGCGTTTGCTCACCCAGTTTGATTAACGCTATGGGTGCGGCGACAGGGGTGCTGGAGGCGTTAAATATTTGGTCCAAGGCATCTGCTGAATCACTGCCCAACTTGCCGACTGCAAGGTTTAAGGCGGATGTGGTCACGTCTACATCCAGAGTCTTATCTGTGCTGCTGGTGCAGCTGTAATCAGTAACCCTCGCTTGCGCCTCAGCGACATCGAGCATCACGTCAACTCGGCCATCAGGTAGTACCTGGGCAGCGCTCACCTTCATACTGTTACATGCAGGCAAAAGTCCGCCACAAGCCAGTGAACCAATAAGATTTCCAACAGCACCAACCAAATTGAGGTTTAGAGCGCTATTCAAAAAACTATTTAACGACGCTCCTGCTGCGGGTTGTAAAAGGTTGTCTAAAGCGTCGGTTGCCCCACTCAAATCAATGCTCAAATAGGTGCGAATCTGCGCCGAGCGCACGGCAATCTGATTCGGCCCGTAAGGGTCTGCTTTGGCCAGTTCAGGATTACCAATGGCCGACAGCTGCGGCGGCTCGATAACTTTGATATTCAGGGTTACATTGCTCAACCCCGGCACCGTAATGGGCAGGCTGGCAAAGGCGGCGCTTTTACTGTTTGCCAACTCGACCGTGCCCTGAACCAACTGTAGAAGGTTGAGTGCGGTGTCTAGCCCCGCCTTCTGCGTAGCGCTTTGTACATTGATCAGATCGCCCAGTTGCAACAGCGGCGAGGCCGCTGGGACCACTGCAGAAAGAGCGGTAAGCCCTGCAATCGCTGCATCCAGATTAGCGCTGGTACCCGACTGTTGCAGCGTGGTCGCTGCGACATCCAACAAGGTGCCGAGCGACAGATTTTCCTCAAGCAACGACTGATAATCCCCCGCTGTAATGCCCTGGTTGATTGCCAGTTGATCAAGATAATCCAGCAGGCTTATCTGACTCTTGGCCAAGCCATCCCAACCCACAGCCGATAGATTGACTGAACCACCGAGCAGGCCACCAATCAGGGCGTTGAGTAGCGGAGACTGAGTTGAGTCAACCGTTGCCAGCGTGGTGCGCAAGGTTAAGGCGGCAAGCGGCTCACGTTTGGCTGCAACGGCTTGGGCAACTATCGTCACCTGCTGGCCGAAAATCCCGCCCAGAATAAGGCTGGCGGGCACCTCGCGACGGGCGTCAACTTGAATCGCGCGGCCCAAAGTGTCTGCAGTAAAGCTACGGCGGCTGCCACTTTCATCGACATTACCGCATGTCGCGACCAGCGTGCGCTGGGCATCAAGGGTAAAGCCGTTACGAATTTGCGCGTTCTCGGCCGCATAGGTTTGCGCGGTCGTCGTGCCAGCACTTGCCTGGCAATTTCCATCACGAAGCACCGCTTCCAATGCAGCCATATCCGCCACACGCTGAACGCTGCGTTTTTCCAGATACAAGCGACCGCTGTCGATTGCCAGCATTAAAAAGGCAAGCGCCATCAGCATCACCAAAGCCGCCATGATGCCAATCGCACCGCGCTGGCGTTTATAGCTCAGCGCATGTTGAGGAGAACGCCTGCTAACCATGCTATTGCTCCTGCGCGTAGGGTGTGACAAGTGCAACTTGTCCACCATCGTTGAATCTATTCACCGCTGAAACGGCGGACAAAAAAAGCGTTGTCCGCCCTGCTAGTTACTGCCGCCAGTTGACATTTGTCCGCCCGTTTCCTGTTCATAAAACTCAGGAATCGAATGGCTATAACTGTCGAGCCAACGCTGGTATGCCAGTTCACGCTCAGCCGGTGTCGCCCTTTGCAACTTCATTGACGCAGCCCGTCCATCACGCTGGATAGCTAACCAACTTTCGGTTTTTGAATGCTGCGGTATCGGCCTGCTAGTTGCTGGTTCTTCCGCGTGGACAGATGCCGGATAGAGCAAACCCAAAGCAATCAGATAACAGACGGCCAAAGGGTGTTTTGGCAAGCCGTTCATGGCTGGACTTCCTGTTCAATTTGGCTGATGGTTTCGGCGAATACACCGATTGTGGCGACAGCTGCTTGCTCAGTTTCTGCCCCCTGAGTGGCCAGCGGTAATGGGGCCTGCCCTGCGGACTTAAGTTGTTCGGAACGCTGCAACGCTTCACGGACCTGTGCAGCGCTTAGGTGCAGGCGGGAAACCAGATCGGCGGCTTGCTGCGACTTGTTTTCTACAAACAGCAGAGCCAGCAGGTTGGTCGCTGGCAAGCTGTCTGACTGGCTCAATTCAACAGCGGTTAAAAATTCAAAGCGGGCGTCATCGGTACGCTTTTGCGTTAGGTAAACCATGCCAAGGTCATTGCGAATCTTGGCATCGGTTGGTGCCAGAGCAGCTGCGCGTTCGAGACGCTGTAAGGCCTCGGCTTGATCGCCGCGCGCGGAGGCAATTTGGCCAAGACCTTGCTCACCAGCGGCCGTCAGACAGGTTCCAATCAAACTTTGATAAAGCGCCTGTGCCTCTCCGCGACCAATACTGCGCATGATCCGCGCTTGGCGCAAACGCACCTCTGGTGAGGATTGCGGCAGCCCTTGCAAGTTAGCCAACGCCGCATACAGGCGCCCCTCATCCGCCATCTCTTTGGCCAGGTTCAGCGCCAATTCCTGCTCCTGGGAGGGTTTGTTGGCGCAGTCTTTAGCGTTATCTGCGGCATACCCCGGCATTATCTGATTCGCCGTACAGCCACTTAACACCACGGCGCACAACACGCTGCCAAACACTGTCGCAAACTTCATGAAATACCTCCAAGGGCGCGGCCTATTGCACTCATTCCTGGCCCGGCCAGAACGATCAGCAATGCAGGAAACAGGAACAGCATCATCACCACCGACATCTTCCCTGACAGCTTGGAGATGTATTCCTGAAGGTTGGTCAAGCGGCGTTCATCAAGCAGCTTTTTCAGCGCCAGCAGAGAACTCATTGCACCGCCGCCTTGGCGAATAAGCTGCTGCAAAATCGCCAAGCTATCGCTCAGTTCATCAACATCCAATTGTTTGCCCATGATGCTAAGTTCATCTGCCAGCTCCAGCCCTGAGTCAACATGCTTGAGCACTGCATCGAGTTCTGTCGTAAGCACTGGCAGCAGCTTTTTACTTTCCAGGCTGATAACCCGCAGGGACTGTTCAACCGTCAAGCCTGCATCAAATAAAATGCGCAACAGCGGAATGAATATGGAGACTTCGTTAACCAGTTGCTGTTGTCGCCGGGCCGCCGCCATTGACAGCACGCGTTTGGGCAATAAAAAACCGCAACCCAAGGCCAGGATCCAGAACACCCAGACTTTTTCCGGGGGTTCAGCCAGAAACGAAATCACCAGTACCACCAGCCCCAACATGAGAAACGGCAACAGTAATTGGCAGGCCATGTACAAGGCCCGCTGATTGGCCCGCCGCCAGCCAATACGGTTGAGCAGTACGTGCGTTTCACCATCAAGGCTGAGTAGCTTGCGCCCCAAAACACTGCGGCCAAGCTGCTGTATGAGTGCATCACCCCGCCGTCCCTTATGCTGAGGTTGCTCGCGGCCACCAACCAGGCGCTTGGCAACAAGAGCCCGCACCCGCTGTTGCTGTAATGCATTGGCAATCAACAATGCAGCCGCCATGGACAGCAGCAATACCATCACCGCCCAAGCCATGTCAGATACTCCTCAGCATGCGCCACAACATCACAGTGCCCAGCACTTGTAGGATGAATGCGCAAAGGAGCATTTTTTGGCCGCTGCTATCGAGCCACATGCTCATCAAATAGCTTGGATTAACCGCCAGGATATAGGCGGCCATCGAAACCGGGAGTACCCCCAGCACCACAGCCGTCAGCCGTGTTTCGCCGGTCATTGCACGGAGCTGCCGGGCGATTTGTTCGCGCTCCTGAATCACTTTGATCAGGCCGGCCAATAACTCGCTGGCACTGCCACCAAAGCGATGATTAACCTTGACACCTAAGGCGAGAATACGCAGCTCTTCTTGCTCATACAGTTCGGCGACATCATCCAGTGCCTCCGGCAAGCTAACGCCTAATTTGACGTTACGCTGCACGCGCGCCAATGCACCATGCAGTGGTTCTGGCGCGGTATCGATACCTTTGACCAATGCATCACCCAAAGTCCGACCTGTTTGCAGGCTGCGCATAACCTGATCGAGCATCTGCGGCAACTGATGCACCACGCGTCGCAGACGCCGGCGATAACGCCAACTCAGGAACATATGCAGGCCTAACGGCGGCACCACCAGCGCAACCAAAGCAAACATCCAGCCACCGACGAGTTGACCCAGTACCAGTAGCACCATCCAGAGGCTGAACAAGAGCCCGAGCCGCTCATTGGGTAGCTTCAGACCTGCCCGCAGAAACGCACGTTCCAGCCAGCCCCAACGGGTATCCTTGATCATTTCAGGCTTGGCTTGTCCAAGCCGCTCAATCACATGCTCGGTGCGTGACTGGCGCCAGCCATACTGCATAACCAGCAAGGCCAACGCTGCCAATATCAGGCAAATTGCAGCCAACAGCAGCGACGCGTTCACTGCAGTTCCCGCCAAGTATGCTGAAGTTTTTCACTGGCGGGATTCATTGCCTCGCGAACGAATTTGCCAGAGTGACGCTCGAGTCGGAACAACGTGTTGGTGACGTAAACATCATCACGAATCCCGACCACCTCGACCACTTCACTGACGCAGCGGCGGCCATTGGGCAAGCGGGTCAGCTGGATAACTACGTCCAGTGCAGCGCAAATCATCTGGCGCAACGTACGCTCAGCTACCTGGCGCCCGGTGAGGCCGACCAAGGTTTCCAGGCGCAACAATGCATCTTGCGCGCTGTTCGCATGCACCGTGCTCATTGAACCGTCGTGGCCAGTGTTCATGGCCTGCAATACGTCGATCACTTCAACGCCGCGAATCTCGCCGAGAATGATCCGGTCCGGTCGCATCCGTAAGGCGTTACGAATCAGATCACTGGCAGCCACTTCACCATGCCCTTCAGCATTTGGCGGACGGGTTTCGAGGCGCACCACGTGCGGGTGATTAAGTTGCAACTCAGCGGTGTCTTCGATGGTGACAATCCGCTCATGCTCAGCGACCAATAAGCTCATGACATTGAGCATGGTGGTTTTACCGGTGCCAGTGCCGCCGCTCACCAGCACGTTGCAGCGTTGGCTCACGGCCAGCCGAATAAACTGTAGGACCGCTTTATCAACCGACTGATGCGCAAGCAAATCCGCACTTTGCAGTAAGTCCTTGCGAAACTTACGCACTGACAGGCAAGGGCCATCAAGCGCGATTGGCGGAATAATCGCGTTGACCCGACTGCCGTCTGGCATGCGCGCATCGACCATGGGGCAAGACTCATCGAGCCTGCGCCCTAGCGGTGCCAAAATTCGCTGAATCACTCGCTGCACGTGCTGATCATCAATAAACCGCAGGTCGCTTTGATGAAGCATGCCGTCACGTTCGATAAATACGCGATTCGGGCCATTGACCAGAATCTCCGTTACCGAAGCGTCGTGTAGCAGCACTTCAAGCGGGCCAAAACCAGTAAGTTCATCAACCAATTCTTCTGCCAGCCGCTCCATCTCATAACGCGACACGGCAAGGTGATGGCGATTGACGTAATCAACCACGCGATCAGTGACAAAACGCGAAACCTGCGGCCGCGGGCTCTCAAGAATATTGACCCCTTCATCATCAATTGCATCGATGATGAAGCGGTGCAGGACCAGTTTCAGACCCTGTCCGTCATATTGGCCTTCCTGACTGTAACGGGCGGTGCCGCCAAACAGTGTTTCGCCACTCATGCGGATTTCCTCCGCGGCCATGGCCAACGTGATGCGCGCGCCTCTTTACGCCGCTCAGCCAACAGGCAACCTAAATGTCGAAGTGCTTTGCTGATCCGCTCACGGGGTGACACATCAAACAAACTGCGGCCCAGGTTACGCGCACTCATTCGTACTTCCGGGCTGGACGGCAGCACTTCAATCACCGGCAGCGCAAAGGTTTTGCCCAGGGTTTCGCTGTCCGGGGCAACGCTAGGCATGTAACGGTCAACCAGCAGGCTGGCGTTGTTCAACTTAATCCCGGCATCGCGCCAGTTAGCCAGCAATTCAAGATTGCGCTGACACCCCGAAACGCCCTGATCGGTGCACCACAGCAGCCGCTCGGCATTACTCGCAAACAGGCGTAGCGCTTCGCTGTCAGGCTGGCCTGCAAGGTTGACCACTATGTATTGGAAGTGTTGGCGAAGCGCTCCAAGTAGCAGGTACAACTCCGCAGCAGTGGCAATTTCAAGCGGTTGATCTTTAGCCGTTTGCGAGAGTACGCGCATGCCACATCCCGTCTGGCTGAATGCGCTGTCAATCAGGCTTGCATCCATACGCCGGGTATTGCGAATAGCATCGGCAAAATTGAACGAGGCTTGCAGGCCCAATGTGGCCAAGCAGTCGCCCGGCGGCAACCCCAAATCGAGAAGCAAGGTGGTTTGACTGGTCTGCGAAATCGCCAGCGCCAAATGGCTGGAAATCAAACTTGCATCGGCATCTTGTTGACGGCAATACAGCGCGATCAATTTGCCGGCTTGTGCGCTCGGTTGCAGGCTCGGCATACGCCGACTCAGATGACGAACTAAACCTGTAACCTCGCTGGTACGCGCCCCGTAGGCAATAAAATCACGCGCACCCGCACGCATGGCGCTCAATACCAACTGGTTATCCAAACCATCGCCCAACGCCACAATTGCCAGCATCGGCTTGGCTTCAAGCACACCTTCAATGAGTGAGCTTTGCGCCACTAGATTTTCACGATCGAGGCCAACAAATAACAAACCGGCACCGGTCACGTCCGCCAGTGATAACACTTCGTTTAAAGCACCATGACCGACTTTGAGCACTTCGCCCAATGAGTTCAATGATCCCCGCAACCACTCAAGATCGGCGTCATTACGGGTCAAGGCTAAAAATGTCTGACTCATAACCAGCCCCTATTGCGACAAGCCGGAGCGCTTGTCGAAATTACCGTTCTCGAAGAAGTACATCTTGAAAAAGTTCGGATCGTAATTGCGCAGGTTCTCCCCCGGCAAAGAAGGCATTTGTGCATCAGCCGCGAGCGGCTGGACCAAGTGTGGCGTGACAATCATTAGCAGCTCACTGTCGTCGCGGCTGATGTTGGTCGAGCGAAAGAAGGCACCCAAAATAGGGATATCACCCAAGCCAGGAAACTTGTTCAACTGCATGCGATTACTGCTGCTGATCAAGCCGCTGATGACAAAGCTTTCACCGTCAGCCAAGCTGATACTGGTATCTGTGCGTCGCACATTCAGTGCCGGAACTACGGTGCCGGCGATCTCAATACCTGCGGCAAAATTCAACTCGCTAACTTCAGGCGCGACCTTGAGATTGATCCGATTATTGCCCACCACAGTAGGTGTCAGAGTCAGGCGGACACCGAACTCTTTATATTCAATGCTGATGTTGTCACTGCCACTACTTGGCACCGGGACAGGGAATTCGCCACCGGCTAGAAAACTTGCGCTCTGACCACTTAGCGCAACCAGACTGGGCTTGGCCAAGGTGTAAGCGAAACCGCTGCCTTCCAGGGCATTCAAAATGCCTAGCACTTTGCTGCTGCCGCCACCAAAGACAACATTGAAGCCGCTGTCAATCAGCGGAATCTTGGGGCTGATACCGCCCACAAGTCCGGGAGAAACAGTGACCCCGCCGACAGTTCCGGGGGCACCGAAGAGAAAGTTGTTGGAGCCGGTACCGAATATCGAGGTGCTCGCCTCTTTCATCTTGCTGCGACTGACTTCAACAAAACGGA
Proteins encoded:
- a CDS encoding tetratricopeptide repeat protein codes for the protein MKFATVFGSVLCAVVLSGCTANQIMPGYAADNAKDCANKPSQEQELALNLAKEMADEGRLYAALANLQGLPQSSPEVRLRQARIMRSIGRGEAQALYQSLIGTCLTAAGEQGLGQIASARGDQAEALQRLERAAALAPTDAKIRNDLGMVYLTQKRTDDARFEFLTAVELSQSDSLPATNLLALLFVENKSQQAADLVSRLHLSAAQVREALQRSEQLKSAGQAPLPLATQGAETEQAAVATIGVFAETISQIEQEVQP
- a CDS encoding type II secretion system F family protein, which encodes MAWAVMVLLLSMAAALLIANALQQQRVRALVAKRLVGGREQPQHKGRRGDALIQQLGRSVLGRKLLSLDGETHVLLNRIGWRRANQRALYMACQLLLPFLMLGLVVLVISFLAEPPEKVWVFWILALGCGFLLPKRVLSMAAARRQQQLVNEVSIFIPLLRILFDAGLTVEQSLRVISLESKKLLPVLTTELDAVLKHVDSGLELADELSIMGKQLDVDELSDSLAILQQLIRQGGGAMSSLLALKKLLDERRLTNLQEYISKLSGKMSVVMMLFLFPALLIVLAGPGMSAIGRALGGIS
- a CDS encoding TadG family pilus assembly protein translates to MVSRRSPQHALSYKRQRGAIGIMAALVMLMALAFLMLAIDSGRLYLEKRSVQRVADMAALEAVLRDGNCQASAGTTTAQTYAAENAQIRNGFTLDAQRTLVATCGNVDESGSRRSFTADTLGRAIQVDARREVPASLILGGIFGQQVTIVAQAVAAKREPLAALTLRTTLATVDSTQSPLLNALIGGLLGGSVNLSAVGWDGLAKSQISLLDYLDQLAINQGITAGDYQSLLEENLSLGTLLDVAATTLQQSGTSANLDAAIAGLTALSAVVPAASPLLQLGDLINVQSATQKAGLDTALNLLQLVQGTVELANSKSAAFASLPITVPGLSNVTLNIKVIEPPQLSAIGNPELAKADPYGPNQIAVRSAQIRTYLSIDLSGATDALDNLLQPAAGASLNSFLNSALNLNLVGAVGNLIGSLACGGLLPACNSMKVSAAQVLPDGRVDVMLDVAEAQARVTDYSCTSSTDKTLDVDVTTSALNLAVGKLGSDSADALDQIFNASSTPVAAPIALIKLGEQTLRPTSCLLGLCAGLQWAKAGGGWVSDPKLARFDVRSGLGLTLNSGVISSGVDVPLVYESTANQLPNVGEAPYEKSATANHNVVGNLRNTLAGIDLEPYASSSPRILDGLITSSVGLINSLLGSLEGIIKNVLSPLVDPLVNTLLDGLGIGLAEADVGANLTCGSRAELLL
- a CDS encoding TadE/TadG family type IV pilus assembly protein, whose protein sequence is MPSAVVFQRFPRAFGRRQKGAAAIEFALVFVLFFAIFYGTVSYSLPLLMMQSFNNAAAEAVRQAVGLVPGQADYQQEASDVIDQQLSWMPNSTRDLVAVVITAPGADGVMSVRISYPYNAHPLVPFLVIPGIGRVPSLPDDLVATASIKLNN
- a CDS encoding type II and III secretion system protein family protein, which translates into the protein MICMSRRIVLTLSLMSCAVLSASQVWAAPAACASLAAVSPVIEVGQGLQQQIRYPMAIKRLAVGDPNTADVRLTGNDSFLLTGKKSGATSLMVWTSCSSEPRSSMVYVEGLATAAMARPVQPDSLELPVSQVQTDIRFVEVSRSKMKEASTSIFGTGSNNFLFGAPGTVGGVTVSPGLVGGISPKIPLIDSGFNVVFGGGSSKVLGILNALEGSGFAYTLAKPSLVALSGQSASFLAGGEFPVPVPSSGSDNISIEYKEFGVRLTLTPTVVGNNRINLKVAPEVSELNFAAGIEIAGTVVPALNVRRTDTSISLADGESFVISGLISSSNRMQLNKFPGLGDIPILGAFFRSTNISRDDSELLMIVTPHLVQPLAADAQMPSLPGENLRNYDPNFFKMYFFENGNFDKRSGLSQ
- a CDS encoding DUF3613 domain-containing protein, translating into MNGLPKHPLAVCYLIALGLLYPASVHAEEPATSRPIPQHSKTESWLAIQRDGRAASMKLQRATPAERELAYQRWLDSYSHSIPEFYEQETGGQMSTGGSN
- a CDS encoding response regulator transcription factor; this encodes MERHQRVVKLLVVDDEPDIVEELCEFLNHSGYICIGCHSAHEAIELFCADPQIGIVLSDLHLPGKDGISLINTLEKTYDGNRQFEAIIFTGQTKTQDVVSAMRAGVADFYQKPINMDEVGRAVRRLERHLQERLDDGAKLDQMNQKLHFLAESIGELHLDLHQMRSHFGQPELTPAAASAEAIPAHFNQLSPRQLEVARLIGKGLTNYQIACELGITENTVKLYVSQVLRLTHMHNRTQLALALSPSRKSEGSAATAH
- a CDS encoding prepilin peptidase; protein product: MNIAILLVWLAACAVQDVQQKRISNWLTFGGIAFALIYLLLRAESLLGYTPVEALIAVAFAVLLSLPGYMLNKLGAADVKLLVFIGLSSNSQMLLMTIAIAGICFIAWASSANKIWPTLGSSTQKRLKYLKPHSKTAYPYGLFLFGGFLTSFILTKTF
- a CDS encoding type II secretion system F family protein; the protein is MNASLLLAAICLILAALALLVMQYGWRQSRTEHVIERLGQAKPEMIKDTRWGWLERAFLRAGLKLPNERLGLLFSLWMVLLVLGQLVGGWMFALVALVVPPLGLHMFLSWRYRRRLRRVVHQLPQMLDQVMRSLQTGRTLGDALVKGIDTAPEPLHGALARVQRNVKLGVSLPEALDDVAELYEQEELRILALGVKVNHRFGGSASELLAGLIKVIQEREQIARQLRAMTGETRLTAVVLGVLPVSMAAYILAVNPSYLMSMWLDSSGQKMLLCAFILQVLGTVMLWRMLRSI
- a CDS encoding CpaF family protein translates to MSGETLFGGTARYSQEGQYDGQGLKLVLHRFIIDAIDDEGVNILESPRPQVSRFVTDRVVDYVNRHHLAVSRYEMERLAEELVDELTGFGPLEVLLHDASVTEILVNGPNRVFIERDGMLHQSDLRFIDDQHVQRVIQRILAPLGRRLDESCPMVDARMPDGSRVNAIIPPIALDGPCLSVRKFRKDLLQSADLLAHQSVDKAVLQFIRLAVSQRCNVLVSGGTGTGKTTMLNVMSLLVAEHERIVTIEDTAELQLNHPHVVRLETRPPNAEGHGEVAASDLIRNALRMRPDRIILGEIRGVEVIDVLQAMNTGHDGSMSTVHANSAQDALLRLETLVGLTGRQVAERTLRQMICAALDVVIQLTRLPNGRRCVSEVVEVVGIRDDVYVTNTLFRLERHSGKFVREAMNPASEKLQHTWRELQ
- a CDS encoding pilus assembly protein; the protein is MSQTFLALTRNDADLEWLRGSLNSLGEVLKVGHGALNEVLSLADVTGAGLLFVGLDRENLVAQSSLIEGVLEAKPMLAIVALGDGLDNQLVLSAMRAGARDFIAYGARTSEVTGLVRHLSRRMPSLQPSAQAGKLIALYCRQQDADASLISSHLALAISQTSQTTLLLDLGLPPGDCLATLGLQASFNFADAIRNTRRMDASLIDSAFSQTGCGMRVLSQTAKDQPLEIATAAELYLLLGALRQHFQYIVVNLAGQPDSEALRLFASNAERLLWCTDQGVSGCQRNLELLANWRDAGIKLNNASLLVDRYMPSVAPDSETLGKTFALPVIEVLPSSPEVRMSARNLGRSLFDVSPRERISKALRHLGCLLAERRKEARASRWPWPRRKSA